A part of Brassica napus cultivar Da-Ae unplaced genomic scaffold, Da-Ae ScsIHWf_2634;HRSCAF=3386, whole genome shotgun sequence genomic DNA contains:
- the LOC125601720 gene encoding bidirectional sugar transporter SWEET5-like — MTDTNTARTIVGIIGNVIAFGLFSAPIPTMVKICKMKSVSEFKPDPYVATVLNCMMWTFYGLPFVQPDSLLVITINGAGLVMELVYVVIFFIFATSPVRKRITIAMVIEVIFMAVVVFCTLYFLHTTKQRSMLVGILCIIFNIIMYASPLTVMALVIKTKSVKYMPFFLSLANFMNGAIWIVYACLKFDLYILIPNALGCLSGTIQFILYALYYKTTNWSDDDEDKEKSNLNAEIELSQA, encoded by the exons ATGACGGACACCAACACTGCCCGGACGATCGTCGGAATCATCG GAAACGTGATCGCCTTCGGCTTGTTTTCTGCTCCAAT ACCAACGATGGTGAAGATATGTAAGATGAAATCGGTATCAGAGTTTAAGCCAGATCCATACGTAGCTACAGTTTTAAACTGCATGATGTGGACCTTTTACGGACTTCCTTTTGTCCAACCTGATAGTCTCCTCGTCATCACCATTAATGGGGCTGGTCTTGTCATGGAACTCGTGTATGtcgtcatcttcttcatctttgctACCTCGCCTGTCCGC AAAAGGATCACAATAGCTATGGTGATTGAGGTGATATTCATGGCTGTGGTGGTCTTCTGCACATTGTATTTTTTGCATACAACAAAACAGAGATCTATGCTTGTTGGGATCTTATGcattattttcaatattatcATGTATGCTTCTCCTTTAACCGTCATG GCACTTGTAATAAAGACAAAGAGCGTGAAGTACATGCCGTTCTTCTTGTCATTAGCCAACTTCATGAATGGAGCTATTTGGATTGTTTATGCATGTCTAAAATTTGACCTCTATATTTTG ATCCCAAATGCTCTTGGATGCCTATCAGGAACAATACAATTTATATTATACGCACTTTACTATAAAACAACTAACTGGAGCGACGATGATGAAGATAAAGAAAAGAGCAATTTGAATGCTGAAATCGAGCTTTCCCAAGCTTGA
- the LOC125601719 gene encoding CASP-like protein 4A2, whose protein sequence is MKRTTSSNSEPQSYIESPLSPLRFHSPLSDAGDPPPESRYVSPEASPFKLEYPNGKFPPLPPPPPQYPPPPRYQRNARAAAPTNSSSDKSPSSMVVLNRWVREEGPQTTARKAGESAAATTANRARRDGSVAMAALGFRVSEVVLCVVSFSIMAADKTKGWSGDSYDHYKEYRYSLFVNVIAFVYSAFEVCDAACYIAKENYMLNCGFHNIFVFFMDQFLAYLLMSASSCAATRVDDWISNWGKDEFTQMATTSIAVSFVAFGAFAVSALISSYRLFTHASS, encoded by the exons ATGAAGCGAACCACCTCATCGAACTCAGAACCACAGAGCTACATCGAATCGCCACTCTCTCCTCTTCGATTCCACTCCCCTCTCTCAGACGCCGGAGATCCACCGCCGGAGAGCCGTTACGTCTCCCCCGAGGCTTCTCCTTTCAAACTCGAGTACCCCAACGGCAAGTTCCCGCCTCTTCCGCCGCCTCCGCCTCAGTATCCGCCGCCGCCGCGGTATCAGAGAAATGCGAGAGCAGCGGCTCCGACGAACTCTTCTTCCGATAAGTCTCCGTCGTCTATGGTGGTGCTCAACCGCTGGGTGAGAGAGGAAGGTCCGCAGACTACGGCGAGGAAGGCTGGAGAATCTGCGGCGGCTACGACGGCGAACAGAGCGAGAAGAGATGGATCGGTGGCTatggcggcgctagggtttagagtgaGCGAAGTAGTTTTGTGCGTGGTATCGTTTTCGATCATGGCGGCTGATAAAACTAAAGGGTGGAGCGGTGACTCCTATGATCACTACAAAGAGTACAG GTATTCTTTGTTTGTGAACGTTATAGCATTCGTATACTCTGCATTTGAAGTTTGTGACGCTGCTTGCTACATCGCGAAAGAGAATTACATGTTAAACTGTGGATTTCATAacatcttcgtcttcttcatgGATCAA TTTCTTGCATATCTTCTGATGTCGGCTTCTTCATGTGCTGCTACTCGAGTTGATGATTGGATATCTAATTGGGGCAAAGATGAGTTTACTCAAATGGCAACCACGTCCATCGCGGTTTCTTTTGTAGCGTTTGGGGCGTTTGCGGTCAGCGCTTTGATTTCTTCTTACAGGCTATTCACTCATGCTTCCTCTTAG
- the LOC111213621 gene encoding hypersensitive-induced response protein 1 isoform X1, protein MGNLFCCIQVDQSTVAIKETFGKFEDVLEPGCHFLPWCLGQQVAGHLSLRLQQLDVRCETKTKVSTFFLSLGRVLMGLGLVLILFRVFVLLQDNVFVNVVASIQYRALANKANDAFYKLSNTRSQIQAYVFDVIRASVPKLLLDDVFEQKNEIAKAVEEELEKAMSAYGFEIVQTLIVDIEPDEHVKRAMNEINAAARMRLAANEKAEAEKILQIKRAEGEAEAKYLSGLGIARQRQAIVDGLRDSVLGFSVNVPGTTAKDVMDMVLVTQYFDTMKEIGASSKSSAVFIPHGPGAVRDVATQIRDGLLQGSFAEQS, encoded by the exons aTGGGTAATTTATTCTGCTGTATCCAAGTCGACCAATCAACAGTAGCCATCAAAGAAACGTTTGGGAAGTTCGAAGATGTTCTTGAGCCTGGTTGTCACTTTCTTCCATGGTGCCTTGGTCAGCAAGTTGCTGGTCACCTCTCTCTAAGGCTTCAGCAGTTAGATGTTCGTTGCGAGACTAAGACAAAggtttcaactttttttttatctcttggCAGAGTCTTGATGGGTTTAGGTTTAGTACTAATCTTGTTTCGTGTGTTTGTGTTGTTGCAGGATAATGTGTTTGTTAATGTTGTTGCGTCTATTCAGTACCGTGCCTTGGCTAATAAGGCTAATGATGCGTTTTACAAGCTTAGTAACACTAGGAGTCAGATCCAAGCTTATGTCTTTGATG tgATCAGAGCAAGTGTCCCGAAGCTGCTTCTTGATGATGTCTTTGAGCAGAAGAATGAGATTGCCAAAGCTGTTGAAGAAGAGCTCGAGAAGGCAATGTCTGCTTACGGTTTTGAGATTGTGCAAACTCTCATCGTTGATATTGAGCCTGATGAACATGTCAAACGAGCCATGAACGAAATCAACGCTG CTGCAAGGATGAGATTGGCTGCAAACGAAAAGGCAGAAGCTGAGAAAATCCTGCAGATTAAGAGAGCTGAAGGTGAAGCTGAGGCCAAGTATCTATCTGGTCTAGGTATAGCTCGTCAGAGGCAAGCTATTGTTGACGGTTTACGCGACAGTGTCTTGGGATTCTCTGTGAATGTGCCTGGGACAACTGCTAAAGATGTGATGGACATGGTGCTTGTTACGCAGTACTTTGACACGATGAAGGAGATTGGTGCCAGTTCCAAATCTTCCGCTGTGTTCATACCTCACGGACCAGGAGCGGTTCGTGATGTGGCTACTCAGATCAGAGATGGGCTCCTTCAAGGGTCCTTTGCTGAGCAGTCTTGA
- the LOC111213621 gene encoding hypersensitive-induced response protein 1 isoform X2: MGNLFCCIQVDQSTVAIKETFGKFEDVLEPGCHFLPWCLGQQVAGHLSLRLQQLDVRCETKTKDNVFVNVVASIQYRALANKANDAFYKLSNTRSQIQAYVFDVIRASVPKLLLDDVFEQKNEIAKAVEEELEKAMSAYGFEIVQTLIVDIEPDEHVKRAMNEINAAARMRLAANEKAEAEKILQIKRAEGEAEAKYLSGLGIARQRQAIVDGLRDSVLGFSVNVPGTTAKDVMDMVLVTQYFDTMKEIGASSKSSAVFIPHGPGAVRDVATQIRDGLLQGSFAEQS; the protein is encoded by the exons aTGGGTAATTTATTCTGCTGTATCCAAGTCGACCAATCAACAGTAGCCATCAAAGAAACGTTTGGGAAGTTCGAAGATGTTCTTGAGCCTGGTTGTCACTTTCTTCCATGGTGCCTTGGTCAGCAAGTTGCTGGTCACCTCTCTCTAAGGCTTCAGCAGTTAGATGTTCGTTGCGAGACTAAGACAAAg GATAATGTGTTTGTTAATGTTGTTGCGTCTATTCAGTACCGTGCCTTGGCTAATAAGGCTAATGATGCGTTTTACAAGCTTAGTAACACTAGGAGTCAGATCCAAGCTTATGTCTTTGATG tgATCAGAGCAAGTGTCCCGAAGCTGCTTCTTGATGATGTCTTTGAGCAGAAGAATGAGATTGCCAAAGCTGTTGAAGAAGAGCTCGAGAAGGCAATGTCTGCTTACGGTTTTGAGATTGTGCAAACTCTCATCGTTGATATTGAGCCTGATGAACATGTCAAACGAGCCATGAACGAAATCAACGCTG CTGCAAGGATGAGATTGGCTGCAAACGAAAAGGCAGAAGCTGAGAAAATCCTGCAGATTAAGAGAGCTGAAGGTGAAGCTGAGGCCAAGTATCTATCTGGTCTAGGTATAGCTCGTCAGAGGCAAGCTATTGTTGACGGTTTACGCGACAGTGTCTTGGGATTCTCTGTGAATGTGCCTGGGACAACTGCTAAAGATGTGATGGACATGGTGCTTGTTACGCAGTACTTTGACACGATGAAGGAGATTGGTGCCAGTTCCAAATCTTCCGCTGTGTTCATACCTCACGGACCAGGAGCGGTTCGTGATGTGGCTACTCAGATCAGAGATGGGCTCCTTCAAGGGTCCTTTGCTGAGCAGTCTTGA
- the LOC106405453 gene encoding protein NRT1/ PTR FAMILY 2.11 has product MERKPLEVESTDHQKPSSAVYDGSATAVDSVEEEVQETKLVYRGWKVMPFIIGNETFEKLGIIGTLSNLLVYLTAVFNMKSITAATIINAFSGTINFGTFVAAFLCDTYFGRYKTLTVAVIACFLGSLVILLTAAVPQLHPAPCGTALTCTGPSGGQIAFLLMGLAFLVVGAGGIRPCNLAFGADQFNPKSESGKRGIDSFFNWYFFTFTFAQILSLTLVVYIQSNVSWTIGLTIPVVLMFLACVIFFAGDKLYVKIKASGSPLASIAQVITVAIKKRGLKAVKQPWVNLYNYYPLNYANSKLKYTDQFRFLDKAAILAPEDKLEADGKPTDPWKLCTMQQVEEVKCIVRVLPIWFASSIYYLTITQQMTYPVFQALQSDRRLGSGGFVIPAATYVVFLMTGMTVFIIIYDRVLVPTLRRITGIDTGITLLQRIGTGIFFAFLSLVVSGFVEERRRTFALTKPTLGMAPRKGEISSMSAMWLIPQLTLAGVAEAFGAIGQMEFYYKQFPENMRSFAGSIFYVGGGVSSYLGSFLIATVHRTTQNSAGGNWLAEDLNKGRLDLFYFMIAGILAVNFAYFLVMSRWYRYKGSDDEVTAYETNGDVIKQQDKNKV; this is encoded by the exons ATGGAGAGAAAGCCTCTGGAAGTTGAGTCCACCGATCATCAGAAACCTTCCTCCGCCGTGTACGACGGCTCTGCTACGGCGGTTGATTCTGTTGAAGAAGAAGTTCAGGAAACCAAACTCGTTTATAGAGGCTGGAAAGTCATGCCTTTCATCATAG GAAACGAGACATTTGAGAAGCTTGGGATCATTGGAACACTATCAAACCTTCTGGTTTACTTAACTGCTGTCTTCAACATGAAGAGTATCACAGCCGCAACAATCATCAACGCCTTTAGTGGCACAATCAACTTCGGAACCTTCGTTGCTGCCTTCCTTTGCGACACTTACTTCGGTCGTTACAAGACACTAACCGTCGCGGTCATCGCATGTTTTCTT GGATCACTTGTGATACTATTAACTGCTGCAGTACCACAACTGCATCCAGCTCCATGCGGAACAGCCCTCACGTGTACAGGCCCAAGTGGCGGCCAGATAGCCTTTCTACTAATGGGTCTTGCCTTTCTTGTGGTGGGAGCAGGTGGGATTAGACCGTGTAATCTTGCTTTTGGAGCTGATCAGTTTAACCCTAAAAGCGAGTCAGGGAAGAGAGGGATTGATAGTTTCTTTAACTGGTACTTCTTCACCTTCACGTTCGCGCAGATCTTGTCGCTGACACTAGTTGTCTACATCCAGTCCAACGTCAGTTGGACCATCGGTTTAACCATACCTGTCGTGTTAATGTTCTTGGCCTGCGTGATCTTCTTTGCGGGTGATAAGTTGTATGTCAAGATCAAAGCCTCAGGTAGTCCATTAGCTAGTATAGCTCAAGTTATAACGGTTGCTATCAAGAAACGTGGGTTAAAGGCTGTGAAGCAGCCTTGGGTTAACCTTTACAATTACTACCCACTAAACTACGCAAACTCTAAGCTCAAGTACACCGACCAGTTCAG gtTTCTTGATAAGGCGGCGATCTTGGCTCCTGAAGACAAGTTGGAGGCTGATGGTAAGCCTACGGATCCATGGAAGCTATGTACAATGCAACAAGTTGAAGAAGTGAAGTGCATTGTGAGAGTGCTTCCTATATGGTTCGCTTCATCAATCTATTACTTGACCATCACACAACAAATGACCTACCCAGTCTTCCAAGCCCTCCAGAGCGATCGTCGCTTAGGCTCTGGAGGGTTTGTGATTCCTGCAGCCACCTATGTGGTCTTCTTGATGACGGGAATGACTGTTTTCATCATAATCTACGACCGCGTACTCGTGCCTACCTTGAGAAGAATCACCGGTATAGACACCGGGATCACGCTCTTGCAAAGGATAGGAACCGGGATTTTCTTCGCCTTTTTGAGCTTGGTAGTGTCTGGTTTCGTCGAGGAACGGAGGAGAACCTTCGCATTGACTAAACCAACACTCGGTATGGCGCCACGGAAGGGAGAAATCTCCTCAATGTCAGCTATGTGGCTGATACCGCAGCTCACACTCGCGGGTGTAGCCGAGGCATTTGGAGCTATTGGACAGATGGAGTTTTACTACAAGCAGTTCCCCGAGAACATGAGGAGTTTCGCCGGCTCCATCTTCTATGTCGGAGGAGGAGTTTCGAGTTACCTCGGCAGCTTCTTGATTGCAACGGTACACAGGACGACGCAGAACTCGGCTGGCGGTAACTGGTTGGCTGAAGATTTGAACAAAGGAAGATTGGATTTGTTTTACTTCATGATCGCTGGAATCTTGGCGGTTAATTTTGCTTACTTCTTGGTGATGTCAAGATGGTATAGGTACAAAGGAAGTGATGATGAAGTGACAGCTTATGAAACAAATGGAGATGTGATCAAACAACAAGACAAGAACAAAGTCTAA